The following coding sequences are from one Apus apus isolate bApuApu2 chromosome 10, bApuApu2.pri.cur, whole genome shotgun sequence window:
- the SLTM gene encoding SAFB-like transcription modulator isoform X3: MAAASSPAAAGAPAAPTAPAAVALPPTESKKITDLRVIDLKSELKRRNLDITGVKTVLISRLKQAIEEEGGDPDNIEITVSADTPTKKPTKGKGKKQEADELTGDASVEDDSFVKVIKECELETQDASDQDGNDELKDFKESAEDENLNSKELAPAKKKKYHDLEPAETTEDAEKDSESQENEGQDIEDYTFPTVHDGEDEENEKDKAGSGDGTQEVSKPLPSEESLAEADHTAHEEMEANTSVKEAEDDNISVTIQAEDAITLDFDGDDLLETGKNVKITDSEASKPKNGQDTISQSLEKESKDYEMTENHKDGKKEDCVKGDPVKKEARESSKKAESGDKEKDTLKKGPSSTGASGQAKSSTKESKESKTTSKDDKGSASSVSGSSGSSTRNLWVSGLSSNTKAADLKNLFGKYGKVLGAKVVTNARSPGAKCYGIVTMSSSTEVARCIAHLHRTELHGQQISVEKVKGDPSKKELKKDSDEKSGSSRSTGDKKTASSDKASKTPSTKKEEKKSEKSEKKESKEAKKTEGKDEKSDNGASGPNQESTKKSEEKKRISGKSPGQVVVLDQTKGDQGHTRTVRRGRFDKPQILRNKERIIQDKVKFREYRGRKDILPFEKMKEQRLREHMVRLERIRRAVELRRRREIAERERRERIRIMHEREECLQRERERLEIERQKLERERMERERLERERVRIEQERRKEAERIAREREELRRQQQQLRYEQEKRNSLKRPRDVDHRRDDPYWNENKKMALDTDARFHGSDYSRQQNRFNDFDHRERGRYPEGSSVPSSSFDRRERFVNQGEVKKTRPTARREEPGFERYPKNFSESRRNEPPQPRSELRDADRREVRGDRDERRTVIIHDRPEIPHGRHPRETGSNPPRPTNWKGEGSISTDKRDGRGERPDRSGREVSGHVRGAPPGSRSSASGYGSREGERGVMGERGGQHYNEDRHVVERHSRETGPRKEWHGPSSQGSGYHDTRRMGDGRGGGGMMSPHTSNSSPINRVVQITGNSMQRGSGSGFKPFKGGPPRRF; this comes from the exons GTAAAAAGCAGGAAGCTGATGAATTAACTGGTGATGCTTCAGTTGAAGATGATTCCTTTGTCAAGGTAATAAAA GAATGTGAGTTGGAGACTCAAGATGCAAGTGATCAAGATGGAAATGATGAATTAAAAGACTTCAAAGAATCTGCGGAAGACGAGAACTTGAATTCCAAAGAACTAGCacctgcaaaaaagaaaaaataccatgacctggagccagcagagacaacagaagatgcagaaaaggATTCTGAAAGTCAG GAAAATGAAGGTCAAGACATAGAAGATTACACTTTTCCAACTGTCCAT GATGgtgaagatgaagaaaatgagaaag ATAAAGCAGGTTCTGGTGATGGTACACAAGAAGTATCTAAACCTCTTCCTTCAGAAGAAAGCCTAGCTGAGGCTGATCACACGGCTCACGAAGAGATGGAAGCTAACACCTCTGTGAAAGAAGCTGAGGATGATAACATATCGGTTACAATCCAGGCTGAAGATGCCATCACTCTGGATTTTGATGGTGATGACCTCCTAGAAACAggtaaaaatgtgaaaattacaGATTCTGAAGCAAGTAAGCCAAAGAATGGGCAGGATACCATTTCACagagcctggagaaggaaagcaaggaCTATGAGATGACTGAGAACCATAAAGATGGTAAGAAGGAAGACTGCGTGAAGGGTGATCCCGTCAAGAAGGAAGCCAGAGAAAgttcaaagaaagcagaatCTGGAGACAAAGAAAAGGATACTTTGAAGAAAGGTCCCTCGTCTACTGGGGCCTCTGGTCAAGCaaagag CTCTACTAAGGAATCTAAAGAAAGCAAGACAACATCAAAGGATGATAAAG GAAGTGCAAGCAGTGTTAGTGGTAGCAGTGGAAGTTCAACTAGAAACCTGTGGGTTAGCGGACTGTCTTCCAACACAAAAGCTGCTGACTTGAAAAATCTCTTTGGCAAATATGGAAAG GTGCTTGGTGCCAAGGTGGTCACAAATGCACGAAGCCCAGGGGCAAAATGTTATGGCATAGTAACAATGTCTTCTAGTACAGAAGTGGCTAGATGTATTGCACACCTTCACCGAACAGAGCTGCATGGACAACAAATTTCTGTTGAGAAA GTGAAAGGCGATCCCTCTAAGAAGGAGTTGAAGAAGGACAGTGATGAGAAATCTGGTTCGAGCAGAAGCACAGGAGATAAGAAGACTGCATCAAGTGATAAAGCCAGCAA AACTCCATCAAccaaaaaagaagagaagaaatctgagaaatctgaaaaaaaagaaagtaaagaagccaagaaaacagaaggtaaAGATGAGAAGAGTGATAATGGAGCAAGTGGCCCTAATCAAGAATCCActaaaaaatctgaagaaaagaaaagaataa GTGGCAAAAGCCCAGGTCAAGTTGTAGTTTTAGACCAAACAAAAGGAGACCAAGGCCACACTAGAACTGTTAGAAGGGGAAGGTTTGATAAA CCACAGATATTGAGGAACAAAGAACGTATTATTCAAGATAAAGTGAAATTCAGGGAATACAGGGGTAGAAAGGATATCTTGCCTTTTGAAAAGATGAAGGAACAGAGATTGCGAGAACACATGGTTCGATTGGAAAGAATACGACGAGCTGTTGAACTTCGAAG GCGAAGAGAAATTGCGGAGCGGGAGCGCCGGGAGCGCATACGGATAATGCACGAGCGGGAGGAGTGTctgcagagggagagggagcGCTTAGAGATCGAAAGgcaaaagctggagagggaaaggaTGGAAAGGGAGCGTTTGGAAAGAGAGCGTGTTCGTATTGAACAG GAACGTCGAAAAGAAGCGGAGCGTATTGCTCGTGAAAGGGAGGAGCTtcggcggcagcagcagcaactgcgTTACgaacaggaaaagaggaattCTTTGAAACGTCCACGTGATGTAGATCACAG GAGAGATGACCCTTACTGGAATGAGAATAAGAAGATGGCTCTTGATACAGATGCACGTTTCCATGGCTCAGATTACAGTCGCCAGCAGAACAGGTTTAATGATTTTGATCACAGAGAACGGGGACGATATCCAGAAGGTTCTTCTGTCCCATCATCATCTTTTGATAG GAGAGAACGTTTTGTAAATCAAGGTGAAGTGAAAAAGACTCGCCCAACAGCACGAAGAGAAGAGCCAGGGTTTGAGAGATACCCAAAGAATTTCAGTGAGTCCAGAAGAAATGAACCACCACAACCAAGAAGTGAACTTCGAGATGCAGACAGACGAGAAGTGCGAGGAGACAGAGATGAAAGGAGAACAGTGATAATTCATGACAGACCTGAAATACCACACGGGCGACATCCAAGAGAGACTGGTTCAAATCCACCTAGGCCAACAAATTGGAAGGGCGAGGGAAGCATAAGCACAGACAAACGGGATGGCAG AGGCGAGAGACCGGATCGATCGGGAAGAGAAGTGTCTGGACACGTGAGAGGTGCACCCCCTGGTAGCAGGAGCAGTGCCTCTGGGTatggaagcagggaaggagagcGAGGAGTGATGGGAGAAAGAGGTGGACAA CACTACAATGAGGACAGACACGTTGTTGAACGCCACAGTCGTGAAACTGGACCAAGAAAAGAATGGCATGGACCTAGTTCTCAAGGAAGTGGGTATCATGACACAAGGAGAATGGGAGATGGCCGGGGAGGAGGTGGCATGATGTCTCCACACACAAG TAACTCTTCACCAATTAATAGAGTTGTACAGATCACAGGCAATTCCATGCAGAGGGGAAGTGGCTCAGGATTTAAGCCATTTAAAGGTGGACCTCCACGAAGATTCTAA
- the SLTM gene encoding SAFB-like transcription modulator isoform X5, which produces MAAASSPAAAGAPAAPTAPAAVALPPTESKKITDLRVIDLKSELKRRNLDITGVKTVLISRLKQAIEEEGGDPDNIEITVSADTPTKKPTKGKGKKQEADELTGDASVEDDSFVKVIKECELETQDASDQDGNDELKDFKESAEDENLNSKELAPAKKKKYHDLEPAETTEDAEKDSESQDGEDEENEKDKAGSGDGTQEVSKPLPSEESLAEADHTAHEEMEANTSVKEAEDDNISVTIQAEDAITLDFDGDDLLETGKNVKITDSEASKPKNGQDTISQSLEKESKDYEMTENHKDGKKEDCVKGDPVKKEARESSKKAESGDKEKDTLKKGPSSTGASGQAKSSTKESKESKTTSKDDKGSASSVSGSSGSSTRNLWVSGLSSNTKAADLKNLFGKYGKVLGAKVVTNARSPGAKCYGIVTMSSSTEVARCIAHLHRTELHGQQISVEKVKGDPSKKELKKDSDEKSGSSRSTGDKKTASSDKASKTPSTKKEEKKSEKSEKKESKEAKKTEGKDEKSDNGASGPNQESTKKSEEKKRISGKSPGQVVVLDQTKGDQGHTRTVRRGRFDKPQILRNKERIIQDKVKFREYRGRKDILPFEKMKEQRLREHMVRLERIRRAVELRRRREIAERERRERIRIMHEREECLQRERERLEIERQKLERERMERERLERERVRIEQERRKEAERIAREREELRRQQQQLRYEQEKRNSLKRPRDVDHRRDDPYWNENKKMALDTDARFHGSDYSRQQNRFNDFDHRERGRYPEGSSVPSSSFDRRERFVNQGEVKKTRPTARREEPGFERYPKNFSESRRNEPPQPRSELRDADRREVRGDRDERRTVIIHDRPEIPHGRHPRETGSNPPRPTNWKGEGSISTDKRDGSNFHRGERPDRSGREVSGHVRGAPPGSRSSASGYGSREGERGVMGERGGQHYNEDRHVVERHSRETGPRKEWHGPSSQGSGYHDTRRMGDGRGGGGMMSPHTSNSSPINRVVQITGNSMQRGSGSGFKPFKGGPPRRF; this is translated from the exons GTAAAAAGCAGGAAGCTGATGAATTAACTGGTGATGCTTCAGTTGAAGATGATTCCTTTGTCAAGGTAATAAAA GAATGTGAGTTGGAGACTCAAGATGCAAGTGATCAAGATGGAAATGATGAATTAAAAGACTTCAAAGAATCTGCGGAAGACGAGAACTTGAATTCCAAAGAACTAGCacctgcaaaaaagaaaaaataccatgacctggagccagcagagacaacagaagatgcagaaaaggATTCTGAAAGTCAG GATGgtgaagatgaagaaaatgagaaag ATAAAGCAGGTTCTGGTGATGGTACACAAGAAGTATCTAAACCTCTTCCTTCAGAAGAAAGCCTAGCTGAGGCTGATCACACGGCTCACGAAGAGATGGAAGCTAACACCTCTGTGAAAGAAGCTGAGGATGATAACATATCGGTTACAATCCAGGCTGAAGATGCCATCACTCTGGATTTTGATGGTGATGACCTCCTAGAAACAggtaaaaatgtgaaaattacaGATTCTGAAGCAAGTAAGCCAAAGAATGGGCAGGATACCATTTCACagagcctggagaaggaaagcaaggaCTATGAGATGACTGAGAACCATAAAGATGGTAAGAAGGAAGACTGCGTGAAGGGTGATCCCGTCAAGAAGGAAGCCAGAGAAAgttcaaagaaagcagaatCTGGAGACAAAGAAAAGGATACTTTGAAGAAAGGTCCCTCGTCTACTGGGGCCTCTGGTCAAGCaaagag CTCTACTAAGGAATCTAAAGAAAGCAAGACAACATCAAAGGATGATAAAG GAAGTGCAAGCAGTGTTAGTGGTAGCAGTGGAAGTTCAACTAGAAACCTGTGGGTTAGCGGACTGTCTTCCAACACAAAAGCTGCTGACTTGAAAAATCTCTTTGGCAAATATGGAAAG GTGCTTGGTGCCAAGGTGGTCACAAATGCACGAAGCCCAGGGGCAAAATGTTATGGCATAGTAACAATGTCTTCTAGTACAGAAGTGGCTAGATGTATTGCACACCTTCACCGAACAGAGCTGCATGGACAACAAATTTCTGTTGAGAAA GTGAAAGGCGATCCCTCTAAGAAGGAGTTGAAGAAGGACAGTGATGAGAAATCTGGTTCGAGCAGAAGCACAGGAGATAAGAAGACTGCATCAAGTGATAAAGCCAGCAA AACTCCATCAAccaaaaaagaagagaagaaatctgagaaatctgaaaaaaaagaaagtaaagaagccaagaaaacagaaggtaaAGATGAGAAGAGTGATAATGGAGCAAGTGGCCCTAATCAAGAATCCActaaaaaatctgaagaaaagaaaagaataa GTGGCAAAAGCCCAGGTCAAGTTGTAGTTTTAGACCAAACAAAAGGAGACCAAGGCCACACTAGAACTGTTAGAAGGGGAAGGTTTGATAAA CCACAGATATTGAGGAACAAAGAACGTATTATTCAAGATAAAGTGAAATTCAGGGAATACAGGGGTAGAAAGGATATCTTGCCTTTTGAAAAGATGAAGGAACAGAGATTGCGAGAACACATGGTTCGATTGGAAAGAATACGACGAGCTGTTGAACTTCGAAG GCGAAGAGAAATTGCGGAGCGGGAGCGCCGGGAGCGCATACGGATAATGCACGAGCGGGAGGAGTGTctgcagagggagagggagcGCTTAGAGATCGAAAGgcaaaagctggagagggaaaggaTGGAAAGGGAGCGTTTGGAAAGAGAGCGTGTTCGTATTGAACAG GAACGTCGAAAAGAAGCGGAGCGTATTGCTCGTGAAAGGGAGGAGCTtcggcggcagcagcagcaactgcgTTACgaacaggaaaagaggaattCTTTGAAACGTCCACGTGATGTAGATCACAG GAGAGATGACCCTTACTGGAATGAGAATAAGAAGATGGCTCTTGATACAGATGCACGTTTCCATGGCTCAGATTACAGTCGCCAGCAGAACAGGTTTAATGATTTTGATCACAGAGAACGGGGACGATATCCAGAAGGTTCTTCTGTCCCATCATCATCTTTTGATAG GAGAGAACGTTTTGTAAATCAAGGTGAAGTGAAAAAGACTCGCCCAACAGCACGAAGAGAAGAGCCAGGGTTTGAGAGATACCCAAAGAATTTCAGTGAGTCCAGAAGAAATGAACCACCACAACCAAGAAGTGAACTTCGAGATGCAGACAGACGAGAAGTGCGAGGAGACAGAGATGAAAGGAGAACAGTGATAATTCATGACAGACCTGAAATACCACACGGGCGACATCCAAGAGAGACTGGTTCAAATCCACCTAGGCCAACAAATTGGAAGGGCGAGGGAAGCATAAGCACAGACAAACGGGATGGCAG CAATTTCCACAGAGGCGAGAGACCGGATCGATCGGGAAGAGAAGTGTCTGGACACGTGAGAGGTGCACCCCCTGGTAGCAGGAGCAGTGCCTCTGGGTatggaagcagggaaggagagcGAGGAGTGATGGGAGAAAGAGGTGGACAA CACTACAATGAGGACAGACACGTTGTTGAACGCCACAGTCGTGAAACTGGACCAAGAAAAGAATGGCATGGACCTAGTTCTCAAGGAAGTGGGTATCATGACACAAGGAGAATGGGAGATGGCCGGGGAGGAGGTGGCATGATGTCTCCACACACAAG TAACTCTTCACCAATTAATAGAGTTGTACAGATCACAGGCAATTCCATGCAGAGGGGAAGTGGCTCAGGATTTAAGCCATTTAAAGGTGGACCTCCACGAAGATTCTAA
- the SLTM gene encoding SAFB-like transcription modulator isoform X2, whose translation MAAASSPAAAGAPAAPTAPAAVALPPTESKKITDLRVIDLKSELKRRNLDITGVKTVLISRLKQAIEEEGGDPDNIEITVSADTPTKKPTKGKGKKQEADELTGDASVEDDSFVKECELETQDASDQDGNDELKDFKESAEDENLNSKELAPAKKKKYHDLEPAETTEDAEKDSESQENEGQDIEDYTFPTVHDGEDEENEKDKAGSGDGTQEVSKPLPSEESLAEADHTAHEEMEANTSVKEAEDDNISVTIQAEDAITLDFDGDDLLETGKNVKITDSEASKPKNGQDTISQSLEKESKDYEMTENHKDGKKEDCVKGDPVKKEARESSKKAESGDKEKDTLKKGPSSTGASGQAKSSTKESKESKTTSKDDKGSASSVSGSSGSSTRNLWVSGLSSNTKAADLKNLFGKYGKVLGAKVVTNARSPGAKCYGIVTMSSSTEVARCIAHLHRTELHGQQISVEKVKGDPSKKELKKDSDEKSGSSRSTGDKKTASSDKASKTPSTKKEEKKSEKSEKKESKEAKKTEGKDEKSDNGASGPNQESTKKSEEKKRISGKSPGQVVVLDQTKGDQGHTRTVRRGRFDKPQILRNKERIIQDKVKFREYRGRKDILPFEKMKEQRLREHMVRLERIRRAVELRRRREIAERERRERIRIMHEREECLQRERERLEIERQKLERERMERERLERERVRIEQERRKEAERIAREREELRRQQQQLRYEQEKRNSLKRPRDVDHRRDDPYWNENKKMALDTDARFHGSDYSRQQNRFNDFDHRERGRYPEGSSVPSSSFDRRERFVNQGEVKKTRPTARREEPGFERYPKNFSESRRNEPPQPRSELRDADRREVRGDRDERRTVIIHDRPEIPHGRHPRETGSNPPRPTNWKGEGSISTDKRDGSNFHRGERPDRSGREVSGHVRGAPPGSRSSASGYGSREGERGVMGERGGQHYNEDRHVVERHSRETGPRKEWHGPSSQGSGYHDTRRMGDGRGGGGMMSPHTSNSSPINRVVQITGNSMQRGSGSGFKPFKGGPPRRF comes from the exons GTAAAAAGCAGGAAGCTGATGAATTAACTGGTGATGCTTCAGTTGAAGATGATTCCTTTGTCAAG GAATGTGAGTTGGAGACTCAAGATGCAAGTGATCAAGATGGAAATGATGAATTAAAAGACTTCAAAGAATCTGCGGAAGACGAGAACTTGAATTCCAAAGAACTAGCacctgcaaaaaagaaaaaataccatgacctggagccagcagagacaacagaagatgcagaaaaggATTCTGAAAGTCAG GAAAATGAAGGTCAAGACATAGAAGATTACACTTTTCCAACTGTCCAT GATGgtgaagatgaagaaaatgagaaag ATAAAGCAGGTTCTGGTGATGGTACACAAGAAGTATCTAAACCTCTTCCTTCAGAAGAAAGCCTAGCTGAGGCTGATCACACGGCTCACGAAGAGATGGAAGCTAACACCTCTGTGAAAGAAGCTGAGGATGATAACATATCGGTTACAATCCAGGCTGAAGATGCCATCACTCTGGATTTTGATGGTGATGACCTCCTAGAAACAggtaaaaatgtgaaaattacaGATTCTGAAGCAAGTAAGCCAAAGAATGGGCAGGATACCATTTCACagagcctggagaaggaaagcaaggaCTATGAGATGACTGAGAACCATAAAGATGGTAAGAAGGAAGACTGCGTGAAGGGTGATCCCGTCAAGAAGGAAGCCAGAGAAAgttcaaagaaagcagaatCTGGAGACAAAGAAAAGGATACTTTGAAGAAAGGTCCCTCGTCTACTGGGGCCTCTGGTCAAGCaaagag CTCTACTAAGGAATCTAAAGAAAGCAAGACAACATCAAAGGATGATAAAG GAAGTGCAAGCAGTGTTAGTGGTAGCAGTGGAAGTTCAACTAGAAACCTGTGGGTTAGCGGACTGTCTTCCAACACAAAAGCTGCTGACTTGAAAAATCTCTTTGGCAAATATGGAAAG GTGCTTGGTGCCAAGGTGGTCACAAATGCACGAAGCCCAGGGGCAAAATGTTATGGCATAGTAACAATGTCTTCTAGTACAGAAGTGGCTAGATGTATTGCACACCTTCACCGAACAGAGCTGCATGGACAACAAATTTCTGTTGAGAAA GTGAAAGGCGATCCCTCTAAGAAGGAGTTGAAGAAGGACAGTGATGAGAAATCTGGTTCGAGCAGAAGCACAGGAGATAAGAAGACTGCATCAAGTGATAAAGCCAGCAA AACTCCATCAAccaaaaaagaagagaagaaatctgagaaatctgaaaaaaaagaaagtaaagaagccaagaaaacagaaggtaaAGATGAGAAGAGTGATAATGGAGCAAGTGGCCCTAATCAAGAATCCActaaaaaatctgaagaaaagaaaagaataa GTGGCAAAAGCCCAGGTCAAGTTGTAGTTTTAGACCAAACAAAAGGAGACCAAGGCCACACTAGAACTGTTAGAAGGGGAAGGTTTGATAAA CCACAGATATTGAGGAACAAAGAACGTATTATTCAAGATAAAGTGAAATTCAGGGAATACAGGGGTAGAAAGGATATCTTGCCTTTTGAAAAGATGAAGGAACAGAGATTGCGAGAACACATGGTTCGATTGGAAAGAATACGACGAGCTGTTGAACTTCGAAG GCGAAGAGAAATTGCGGAGCGGGAGCGCCGGGAGCGCATACGGATAATGCACGAGCGGGAGGAGTGTctgcagagggagagggagcGCTTAGAGATCGAAAGgcaaaagctggagagggaaaggaTGGAAAGGGAGCGTTTGGAAAGAGAGCGTGTTCGTATTGAACAG GAACGTCGAAAAGAAGCGGAGCGTATTGCTCGTGAAAGGGAGGAGCTtcggcggcagcagcagcaactgcgTTACgaacaggaaaagaggaattCTTTGAAACGTCCACGTGATGTAGATCACAG GAGAGATGACCCTTACTGGAATGAGAATAAGAAGATGGCTCTTGATACAGATGCACGTTTCCATGGCTCAGATTACAGTCGCCAGCAGAACAGGTTTAATGATTTTGATCACAGAGAACGGGGACGATATCCAGAAGGTTCTTCTGTCCCATCATCATCTTTTGATAG GAGAGAACGTTTTGTAAATCAAGGTGAAGTGAAAAAGACTCGCCCAACAGCACGAAGAGAAGAGCCAGGGTTTGAGAGATACCCAAAGAATTTCAGTGAGTCCAGAAGAAATGAACCACCACAACCAAGAAGTGAACTTCGAGATGCAGACAGACGAGAAGTGCGAGGAGACAGAGATGAAAGGAGAACAGTGATAATTCATGACAGACCTGAAATACCACACGGGCGACATCCAAGAGAGACTGGTTCAAATCCACCTAGGCCAACAAATTGGAAGGGCGAGGGAAGCATAAGCACAGACAAACGGGATGGCAG CAATTTCCACAGAGGCGAGAGACCGGATCGATCGGGAAGAGAAGTGTCTGGACACGTGAGAGGTGCACCCCCTGGTAGCAGGAGCAGTGCCTCTGGGTatggaagcagggaaggagagcGAGGAGTGATGGGAGAAAGAGGTGGACAA CACTACAATGAGGACAGACACGTTGTTGAACGCCACAGTCGTGAAACTGGACCAAGAAAAGAATGGCATGGACCTAGTTCTCAAGGAAGTGGGTATCATGACACAAGGAGAATGGGAGATGGCCGGGGAGGAGGTGGCATGATGTCTCCACACACAAG TAACTCTTCACCAATTAATAGAGTTGTACAGATCACAGGCAATTCCATGCAGAGGGGAAGTGGCTCAGGATTTAAGCCATTTAAAGGTGGACCTCCACGAAGATTCTAA